One window of the Candidatus Methylomirabilota bacterium genome contains the following:
- a CDS encoding tryptophan 2,3-dioxygenase, protein MPKDDDFITDLTAQTSYGGYLCLAELLAAQRPRSSHHDEMLFIIQHQVSELWMKLMIHELEAAIAHVCADRLAPCFKILARVKQVQRQLFEQWSVLETLTPSEYVEFRGVLGPASGLQSYQFRAIEFLLGNKNARFIEVHRHDASAYERLAMLLASPSLYDEFLRYLARHGMPVPPERVERDWSQPYEKHPGVTAVFKTIYQNTQEFWAEYDMCEKLVDVEENFQLWRFRHVKTVERIIGFKPGTGGTAGVAFLRQTLETSLFPELIDVRTEIH, encoded by the coding sequence ATGCCGAAGGACGACGATTTCATTACCGACCTTACCGCCCAGACCTCCTACGGCGGCTATCTTTGCCTCGCCGAGTTGCTCGCGGCGCAGCGCCCGCGCTCGTCGCACCACGACGAGATGCTCTTTATCATACAGCATCAGGTGTCTGAGCTGTGGATGAAACTCATGATCCATGAGCTCGAGGCCGCGATCGCGCACGTGTGCGCCGACCGCCTTGCGCCGTGCTTCAAGATCCTCGCGCGCGTGAAACAGGTACAGCGCCAGCTTTTCGAACAGTGGTCGGTGCTCGAGACGCTTACACCCTCTGAATACGTCGAATTCCGCGGCGTGCTGGGGCCTGCCTCAGGACTGCAGTCCTACCAGTTCCGTGCCATCGAGTTTCTGCTCGGCAACAAGAACGCGCGCTTCATCGAAGTGCATCGCCACGATGCGTCGGCTTACGAGCGGCTTGCGATGCTGCTCGCCTCGCCGAGCCTGTACGATGAATTCTTGCGCTACCTCGCGCGCCACGGCATGCCGGTACCGCCCGAGCGCGTCGAGCGCGACTGGTCGCAGCCCTACGAGAAGCACCCAGGCGTGACTGCCGTTTTCAAGACGATTTATCAGAACACGCAGGAGTTCTGGGCCGAGTACGACATGTGCGAAAAGCTCGTCGATGTCGAGGAGAACTTCCAGCTCTGGCGCTTCCGCCACGTGAAGACGGTGGAGCGCATCATCGGCTTCAAGCCGGGTACCGGCGGTACAGCAGGCGTCGCATTCCTACGCCAGACACTCGAGACCTCGCTCTTTCCAGAGTTAATCGATGTCCGCACCGAGATTCACTGA